From the genome of Spirochaetae bacterium HGW-Spirochaetae-1, one region includes:
- a CDS encoding N-acetyltransferase, which translates to MELNNIEIKESGVNDFNNIMEVEELAFGYDKEAILTASLLKDKTAKPILSLLAFDNYEAIGHILFTRVYIDEMINQPLLHILAPLAVKPDYQKQGIGGLLIMEGLKRLKEMGSEMVFVLGHIEYYPKFGFVPNAQINGFSAPFPIPEEFKDAWMVQSLNSRKLYNKTGKIICANELNKPEHWRE; encoded by the coding sequence ATGGAATTAAATAATATTGAAATTAAAGAATCAGGTGTAAATGACTTTAATAATATTATGGAAGTTGAAGAACTAGCATTTGGCTATGATAAAGAAGCCATATTAACTGCAAGTCTTCTAAAAGACAAAACAGCCAAGCCCATTCTTTCGCTACTTGCATTCGATAATTATGAAGCGATTGGTCATATTTTATTTACAAGAGTATATATTGATGAAATGATAAATCAGCCCCTACTTCATATTCTAGCACCTTTGGCAGTTAAACCTGATTACCAAAAACAAGGAATTGGTGGACTTTTGATCATGGAAGGATTAAAACGGTTGAAAGAAATGGGATCAGAAATGGTTTTTGTTTTAGGTCATATTGAGTATTATCCTAAATTTGGTTTTGTTCCAAATGCTCAAATAAATGGTTTTTCTGCACCATTCCCAATTCCAGAGGAATTTAAAGATGCATGGATGGTTCAATCATTAAATTCAAGAAAACTTTATAATAAAACTGGAAAAATTATATGCGCCAATGAATTGAATAAACCAGAACACTGGAGAGAATAA